Within Rissa tridactyla isolate bRisTri1 chromosome 4, bRisTri1.patW.cur.20221130, whole genome shotgun sequence, the genomic segment GGATGTATCTGAATATGAACATCTCTGACTCCTTTCTGAAAGGAGACCTGCTGCCAATTGTGACACGtttgtaaatgagaaaagaacTGGTGTGCGAAAGCAATCCACCTTCCCCATGTACCAGCGTTCTTAATATATGTAGTATTAGTGACACTTCAGAGTTTCAAATGGGAAAGCAACCCTTGCAGCTCCAAGGCAAGGGATGAACgtgcaatttttcatttcttgatcATTTACCAGATTGCCGCCCTTGCTGATTTTCTActgcaacatttcttttcaaatcattGTACGCGCCACTGTTCCTGGTTACATCAAAAGAAACCTGCACCATTTTAACACATATGCTGGCCTGTCTCGTCCGAAAAGAAGTTGAATTTTACCCTGTTGGGGAAAATTGGAAACACGAGGATTGGAACCCCTCCCAAACTCCACCAAGGGCACCCAATGCCCTCCAAAGCCTCCCTTGAACCATCTAATGGCCCCCAAGAGCCTCCTAAGTCCCACCCACAGgacccaaaaaaccctcaatatCCCCCCAGGGAACCCCAAATACCCATGGGAACCCCACCAAGTTGCATAGACCTGTACATGTCTTCATATGTGGTCCTATCTGCTAGAATTGTGTCTTTTCTAGAGACTGCCAGTGgagttgcattttttcttgttgtatggGGTTGAAAATGCGTATACTACATGGGCAGACGATTAGGATTCTGTTGCAGTTCATGTATTTATAACAAAACTTCCAATCCTGCTGTATTCGTGGTATTTTTACTGGCATTAGTGGAAGGAGGTGGTTGGTATTTTCAGGGTCCATTcagctttctggctggctttgcaaAACTGACATAAGCATGTGCACTGAGGAGATGTGGGCCTTGAACCTGGTAGCGTTGCTGCCTCAAACCGCTAGCTCTTGAGAGAGCTTCTGTTAAACACAAGTGTTTTTCAGGTACCAAGCTTCCAAGGCGAGGCtggcaagcatttttcttttctagctacgGTAGATGCTCATGGCAATAATGCCTTACAGTGAGCAATATACGCTGCTACTTGTTttgaaagcttgctttctctgtctattttcctgtttcccaaatgcctctttccccctctttgctttcttttaaaagcttggagTCTTTTAGAAACGGTGCCTAGAGCTGTgtacatcttttatttcctctcctgtgtggaagtccacagagcccagggaccctacggctctgccccacggcaacATGGACCGTGGGGACCCAGACCTCGGCcccacagaggggctgtggaggggctcacggccggtcccggtcccccccACGTCTGTGATGTCATTATGGGGCACGTTCCAGATCCACCGGACAGGCAGGGGTTCTACTATGATGttggagggagggcaaggacCAAGTGCTGTGAGCACCCCAGAGAGAAGCAtctcccactgccccaggctTCGAGGTGGGCGATAGCTTGGCTTGCACCGCAtactcctcctcacccagggagaggaagatgagtgCAGTGGCTTGCCCCGCCTTCCATGGGCTTTGCCCAGAAGGGAAGCTGGGCGATGGGATCATCAGCGTGGACGGCATTGAATTCATTGCTtacaagatgatcctctccagctgcagtccgtacttcaggtgagtgcttgaaggaggaggggatggggccaaacagtatttcctgctctgtgccacactGTGCCTTCGTGTATCTCCAGCGCTTCCCTCGGCCCTCAAACtttcctccagcagttccccctaGTCCTGGTACCTCCTCGGACACCAACATTCATCCACAAGCTGGGATCGAACAGCAGCGCTGGAAGTGGTGTCTGGCGAAGCCCCAGATacggtgcagggctgggagcgtggccagcctggctggccTGGTTTGCCTTCCCCACACACCGTTACTCTCTGGTGTTCTTGTTGAAGCAAGGTGCCCACTTGCCCTGTGGCTCCTTATTAAAACAACCGGCTAGTAAAAGATTCCTTCATAAAACTCCCCGGCCTCCCAGCATGGCTACTGCTAGTGCCCAAATTGGTGGccggggaaggaggcacaggggaTAATGGGGTCAGGGTGTCACACAGCAAGGCCGCTTTCTTCCCCAgcgctgctttgtttttttcagggctttgttctcCAGCAACTGGAGCAATGCCGAGAGGAAGGTCTATAAGATCCCCGGCACTTCCTCTGAAATGATGAGGCTCCTTATGGAATATGCCTACACCGGGACAGTGAGGGTCACGGATGACAACGTTGAAAGTTTGCTCATCGCAGCAGACCAGTTCAATGTCCTGGACATCGTCAGACTGTGCTGCGAgttcttaaaatcccagctgtgcttggaaaattGTGTCGGCATCTGGAGATTCACAGGCTACTACTACTGTCCTGACCTGCGAGAAGCAGCCCATGAGTTCATCCTGCATCACTTTGAGGAGGTGAGCAGGGTGTCCACAGAGTTTGTGGCGCTCTCCTTCAATGACCTGGAAcgcctgctggagaaggatgagctCCCTGTGAAAGAAGAGGCCGTGTTCGAGGCCGTTCTGAAATGGGTTGCTCATGACCTGCAGAACAGGAGGCAGCACGTTGTAGTCTTGCTGGGCAAGGAAGGGTGGAAGTgtggacagaagggattttttttctctaaataaactcAGCGTTACTGACAGTTAAGACTTTGCTTAAAAATTTTGAACTCATACGTGCGCAGTGGTATGAATTTGTAGTCCATGTTCCCTGTACTTACACGTCCCTCATGCAAATCTGCAAGTGCCATTTCTATCAGTTTCACAGGAACTAGATTTTCATCAGTGTCCCAGAAGGTCTTATTGACcagctctttgaagagctggaagtttgctttcctgaaattcagggtcctgactttactcttccccacATGCCCAGACCCCTCGGGACTGTGCACTCCGCCAGCGCCTGACcaccgcagcccaggctgcctccaatcttgatgtcacccatTAGCTCATTTGCGTTGGTGCCCTTCAGGTCCAGTATGGCCgctcctctggtggggctgtctatcaCCTGGCTCAAGAAGTTATCTTCAAGGCACTCGGTTCTGgcagtctcctggattgcctacagcttgctGTACTACTATTCCAGCAGCTGTGGGGGTGGcggaagtcccccagcaggatgagaagCTGTGAGCGCGATGCCTGCTgatgtagctggaggaagaaggcttcgccaataggctccccttgatcgggcGGCCTGGAGCAGACACCAACCCCAAGGCTCCCTCTGTTGCCTGgctctctaattcttacccataagctttcaacctgctcttggctattctttagaGACAGCTGTTCACACTCTACCTGTTTCTTGACCTAGAGGGTAGCTCCTCTGTCCCCGCTTCCTCCCCTGTTGCTGGCCATGGATAgtcacactccagtcatgggattcgtcccaccaggtttcaggaATGGCAACTAGGTGTCAGCTTTCCAGCAGCGcggcagcttccagctcctcccgtttgttgcccatgctgcatgcattggtgtcgAGGCACTTTATAGCTGGTCTGTCAGCCAtctcaccttcttagaggaacacaccTTGATTCCTTTGAGCTATTTACTGGtgttcccctcttttctcctcccctcttgaCTCCTCCCCTTTTGGCTCCCCCCCATTACCTCAGGAGCCATTccctcatctctgtaagacttcaagcgTCCTCCAGTGTTCCCAGCACGTGTCAGACCAACAGGCTGAGTGCCCTTGCTAGCACCCCAACCCTCTACCTTGGTGTGTTGTCCCACCACTTGTCACGGCCAAGCCTGATATTGTCCCCCTGCcctttcaagcctagtttaagTCAATGAGCTCTGCTCACTTGTGAGcgaagaccctcttccccctttcagaaaggtgaatcccatctgacgcCAGCAAGCCTTGTGCTGTGCAGGCCGCCCCATTCTCGGAAACCCCAAAATTGTATGGGTGACATCAGCCACAGAGCCACGTATTAATAGACTGTGTCCATCTATTTCTTCCTATGTTGCTGCCCACAacgggaaggagagaggagaaaataccctGTGGTTCAGATTTCCTTACCAACTGTCCCGAGGCCCCGAAGTCTCTTTTGGTGGTCCTTGGACTATGCGTTGCGGCACCTGGGAAGGTaggctgggcaaggagggggttctccatccaccctgggcatggacttgcctccatttgCTCCTTTCCTTGAAGCTACTGTCAAAGCCCGGCAGGGGGAGGTTGcaggatccccttgatcttgttttttttctggtggctgttcctgtttctgtctcagggagggcagagcatgattccaccagtctatctctttcttggactccctgatgctccttaacctttctactaCCTCCCGTAGCCCTGTCACCTCGCTGAGCAGATCGTCCccctggtcacacctcacactgCTGTTCTCACTGCTGCCCTCCGTTACTAGCGAAATTCTCTGGCAAGCCCTGCAGCCCAAGACCTGCATGATTTcactggagctctgtctgggttgccaCATCCATTCCGGCGAGTGCAGAGGACGTGGCTTTCTGCCAGGTGGATACGGTAGCTGTGCTCCTTCTGAGATTGTGATGACCACCAATGGAGCTCACCTTTTGAGCTGGTAGAGTGAGGATGCCCTGCCACGCAGACTGTGCCACACTCTGTTTGCAGCACTCCTGGTCACTTCTAGTCCCCAGGCTGTTTTTTATAGGTGTGGGGTAGCCGCTGTGGCTCTGTCAATGCCCACACCTTGTCAGCGTCTTCCACCAGAGCTGCTGGCTCTTGGTGGGTCTCTCCACCGCCCTGGCTTTTCCCTGCCTCGGGAAACCCCCCTGTGCATCAAGCTCTGCCACTCTGCTGCAGATCGGGCCAGCGCACCTCGGCGACTGACATTTAGCATTTTAGATTGGAGGAATATAATTTATCACAAGCAGATATGACGCTTCCTTACGTGAACTGCGTTCAGGACCTTCAGTGAAAGGTCATCCCTCCCTTTGGGACTTCATGCCCAAGAAGACTCAGTGCAGACGTACCGTGTGCTGAagagcatcctgcagggaggtgacagccGTTTGCAGACCAACGCTGAGacccgcctgacagcaaaggcacctggtggctgcagaacagcccaggtgagctggttctcttggaggccaccacagcagccttcctctgcccctggttttggtgagatgtggagcagtgcagagatgtTTCTCAGGCATCCAGGCCTGAGGGGGGTTTCCCAGTGCCCCTGTGAGAGATCTTGCTCCCAGGAAGCACCTCCCCATAATGCCGAGGCCGTATCCACCCCCCTGGAGCTGGGTACAGCTGCCCTGAGGGGtctcacagggaggacagggtcaTCTGACACAGAAATAATGAGCTGAAGCCCGGTGGCCATGGCTGGCCGGTTCGAAGTCTCCGAGGGCCTCAACCTTTCTCCCCGGGAGTGTTTAACCCAGGTTTTACTGTTATGTACAGGATCCGGGTGTGTTGGCCCTGGCTTCCTGGGgttatgttatttttatgttatcCTGTGTTCTGCATGGTCTTTTTTTGTGGAGCGtcctctttttcagcttgtttaccaTTTTAAGGTTTAGATGGGggtctttgttttgtgtacaatgttttatctgtttggggtttttttgctgttttggtggATTGTATTGTGTTTTCTATCTTGAAACCATCATTTCTGGTCCAATATGTCTCCTGCAGGTGGGGCAGTGCCACTTCTGGTGCAGTCCGACTCGTTTCTGACTTCTGGCCCATAAGTAATGACTGCCAGAGGACTATGCGTACTTCTAAATTTCCATGGACTTCCAAATTCAGGGTCATTTCTCCTGCCTTGAGGAAGAGCCATGGGAAGACGCCAGCCACATGGAAGGACCaggctttttgggttttgcttttgagTTAGAAACCTGCAAAGAGGCTGCTGTCGTTAAGTTTAGTGACATTTTGTAAcgcatacttcaagcaggtgctcttagaagcacaggagaaggccatccccatgtcccgaaagacgagccgacggggaagaaggccagcctggctaaatagagagctctggctggacctcaggaaaaaaaggaaggcttacattctctggaaaaggggcttagcaacttatgaggattatcaagatataacaaagctatgcagggggaagattagaagggccaaagctcaatcagaactcagcttggccactgcagttaaagacaacaagaagagatttttccagtatatcaacacaaaaaggaagactagggaaaatataggtccactgatgaatgagacgggtgccctagtggtggaagacacagagaaggcagagttactgaatgccttcttttcttcggtcttcactgataaagccgtccctcacgaatcccataccctggaggcaagggggaaggtcgggagagaggaagattttcccttagttgaggaggaccgggtcagagaccacttggccaagctggacattcataaatccatgggccctgacgggatgcacccgcgagtgctgagagagctggcagatgttatcgctagaccgctctccattgtctttgcaaggtcatggggaacaggagaggtgcctgaggactggaggaaggctgatatcactccaatcttcaaaaaaggcaagaaggaggacccagggaactacaggccggttagtctcacctctgtccctgggaaggtaatggagcgactcattctggatgtcgtctccaaacatgtagaggaacaggaagttattggaagtggtcagcatggatttaccaagggcaaatcatgcctgaccaatctgatagctttctatgatgttataacgggttggctggatgaggggagagccgtagatgtcatctaccttgaccttagcaaggcttttgacactgtctcccataacatcctcattaggaagctgaggaagtatgggctagacgaggtgacagtgaggtggatcgagagctggctgagtgatagaactcagagggttgtgatcagcggcacagagtccagttggaggcctgtaaccagtggtgtccctcaggggtcaatacttggaccaattttgttcaatatactcattaatgacctagatgaggggacagagtgtatcctcagcaagtttgctgatgataccaagctgggaggggtggccgacactccagagggccgcgctgccatccagcgtgacctggacaggctggagagctgggcagagaagaacctaatgaggttcaaccaaagcaagtgtagggtcctgcacctgggaaggaagaatgccaaacaccagtataggctAGGGGCagacaggctgggaagcagctctgaggagaaggacctggggatcctggtagacagcaaattatccatgagccagcagtgtgcccttgtcgccaagaaggccaatggcatcctgggctgcatagggaagactgtggccagtaggtcgagggaggtcattctccccctctactctgcactggtgaggccacaactggagtactgtgtccagttttgggctccccagttcaagagggacagggaactactggagcgagtccagcgaagggcaaccaagatgattatgggactggagcacctcccttatgaggaaaggctgaaagagctgggactctttagcctggagaagagaaggttgaggggggacctgattaatgtttacaagtatctaaagggtgggtttaaggaggacggagccaggctcttttcaatggttcccagtgacaggacaaggggcaatgggcacaagctagaacataggaagttccgttcaaatacacggaaaaacttctttacagtgagggtgacagagcactggaacaggctgcccagggaggttgtggagtccccttctctggagattttcaagacccgcctagatgcagccctgagggatgtgctttaggcaatcctgctctagcaggggagttggactagatgatctctagaggtcccttccaactctgaagattccgtgattccgtgaatccGCAACTGGGTATTGTGTGACTTGAAACATTGCTGGcaaatcatagagtcatagaatgggtagagttagaagggactttaatgatcatctagtcccaacctccctgccatgggcagggacacctctgactaggccaggctgctcaaagccctgtccagcctggccttgaacaattccagggatggggcatccacaagttctctgggcagcctgtgccagcggcACACCGCCCTCGGCAAAAAGAATGTCTTcttaatatcttatctaaatctaccctctttcagtttaaaaccgttcccctcgtcctattgctccactccctgaccaagagtccctctccaccttttctgtaggccccctttaggtagtactggaaggctgctataaggtctccctggagccttctcttctccagtgtgaacaaccccaagtctctcagcctgtcctcacaacaGAGGGGCTTGAGCCCTCCGATCATTtttggatctgttgtttgtaaatagggaaggtcttgtgggggatgtgaaggttggaggctgtcttgggaacagtgaccatgaaatgatagagttttcgattctgtgagaagcaaggagaggggtcagcagaactgctaccttggacttccggagggcggactttgggcttttcaggagcctggttgacaaagtcccctgggaggcagtcctccagggcaaaggagcccaggaagcctggatgattttcaagaaggaagtcttaaaggcgcaggagcaggctgtccccatgtgccagaagacaagccgtcggggaaaaaggctGGCCTGGCTacacagggagctagtgttgcaacttagggaaaaaaagaggatctatggcctctggaagtaagggcaggccactcaagacgactacaaagaggtagttaagctatgtagggaaaaaatcaggagggccaaagcccagctagagctaaacctggcttctgttgtcaaggacaacaaaaaaagtttctataaatatattagcaataagaagaggactaaggattatctctgtcctctagtagatagggccggcaacatagtgaccaaggatgaggaaaaggctgaggtacttaatgaagtctttgcctcagtcttcagcagtaggaccagttgttccctgagcacccagacccctgaactagaagacagggatggggagcagaatgaagcccccgtaatccaaagggaaacggtgagggacctgcttcagcacctggaggtgcacaaatctgtggggccggatgggatccacccaagggtattgaaagagctggcggaggtgctcgccaggccacttggtatcatttatgagcagtcctggacaaccggggaggtcccagctgactggaggttagcaaatgtgacacccatccacaagaagggccggaaggaggatccggggaactacaggccagtcagtctgacctcggtgcctgggaaggtcatggaacagatcctcctcagtgccattacacggcacatgcaggagaacagggtgatcaggcccagtcagcatgggtttgtgaagggcaggtcatgcctatcaaacctaatatccttctatgataaggtgacccactcagtggatgagggaaaagctgtggatgttatctacttggatttttgcaaagcttttgacactgtttcccacagcattctcctggagaaactggctgctcatggcctggacaggtgtactcttcgctgggtaaaaaactggctgtatggccgtgcccagagagtggtggtaaatggagttaaatccagttggtgtccagtcacaagtggtgtcccccagggctcggtgctggggccggttctctttaatatctttatcaatgatctggatgaagggatcgaatgcaccctcagtaagttcggagatgacactaaactgggcgggcgtgttgatctgcttgagggtaggttggctctgcagagggatctggacaggctggaccgatgggctgagactaatggtatgaggttcaacaaggccaaatgccgggtcctgcacttgggacacaacaaccccatgcagcgctacaggattggggcagagtggctcgaaagcagctcgacagaaaaggacttgggagtgttggttgacagccggctgaatatgagccagcagtgtgcccaggtggccaagaaggccaacagcatcctagcctgtatcaggaatagtgtggtgagccggactagggaagtgatcatccccctgtactcggcactggtgaggccccacctcgagtactgcgttcagttttggacccctcgctaaaagagggacattgaggtgttggagcgtgtccagagaagggctacaaagctggtgaggggtctggaggacaaaccttatgaagaacgactgagggagctggggttgtttagcctggagaagaggagcctgaggggagaccttatcaccctctacaactacctgaaaggaggttgtagagagatgggggctgacctcttctccctggtgacaagtgataggatgaggggaaacgggttcaagttacgtcaggggaggtttagattagatatgtttagattagatattaggaaacatttgattctatgattctatgatttttgtggtctcctctgcactcactccaacagttccatgtcctttgCATGcttggggccccagagctggaggcagtacttcaggtgggttctcacaagggcagagtagagggacagaatcatgtcactcgacctgctggccatgcttcttttgatgcagccgaggatatggttggctttctgggctgcaagtgcacattgccagctcacgttgagcttctcacccaccaacacccccaagtccttctcctcagggctgctctcaaaccattctcctcccagtctgtatttttgcttgggattgcctcAGCCCATGTGTAGGGCCTTGAACTTGGCCCAATtgaacttctccagcctgtccgggtccctctggatggctccagcgtgtcgaccgtgccacacagctcggtgtcgtcggcaaacttgctgagggtgaattcaatcccaacatccatgtcaccaacaaagatgttaaatagaacACCATtcatcactgctcaccacttggtcATCAAGCTGTTGACCAAACCTCTCTGAGTGCAGCCATCCGTCCAATTCCTTagcc encodes:
- the LOC128908644 gene encoding kelch-like protein 10, with translation MICGSSNWHLLFFNLQQSHHRRVSGKARERKMSAVACPAFHGLCPEGKLGDGIISVDGIEFIAYKMILSSCSPYFRALFSSNWSNAERKVYKIPGTSSEMMRLLMEYAYTGTVRVTDDNVESLLIAADQFNVLDIVRLCCEFLKSQLCLENCVGIWRFTGYYYCPDLREAAHEFILHHFEEVSRVSTEFVALSFNDLERLLEKDELPVKEEAVFEAVLKWVAHDLQNRRQHVVVLLGKEGWKCGQKGFFFSK